In Nocardioides conyzicola, one genomic interval encodes:
- a CDS encoding MFS transporter, translating into MSLRQQAAPARSVSTARRWTMLAASTLAQAAAAVMMHGPAFLIPTLHEQGGLSLARAGLVAAAPTIGVMLTLVAWGWVTDRRGERFVLLVGLSATVAFGVAAALTGGLALLVVTLFLAGAAAASTNAASGRVVVGWFPPERRGLAMGIRQMAQPVGVGVAAISIAVIASAHGVHAALWVPTVACALAAVLVAAVVVDPPRPERRAGTAVVNPYRQDSYLARIHGVSVLLVVPQFLVWSFALVWLVTDRDWSPAAAGAIVAVAQVAGALGRIGAGHLSDVVGARMRPLRWVALAAAATMALLGLTAALDLAVAVLLVVVATLVTVADNGLAFTAVAERSGPFWSGRALGVQNTAQFLAASAVPPLAGLAIGQWGYAAAFALGALFPLVAVPLIPVREERALS; encoded by the coding sequence GTGTCCCTCCGTCAACAGGCCGCGCCGGCCCGCAGCGTCTCCACCGCACGGCGGTGGACGATGCTCGCCGCCAGCACGCTCGCGCAGGCGGCGGCCGCCGTGATGATGCACGGACCCGCGTTCCTGATCCCGACGCTGCACGAGCAGGGCGGCCTGAGCCTCGCGAGGGCGGGCCTGGTCGCGGCCGCGCCGACGATCGGCGTGATGCTGACCCTGGTCGCCTGGGGCTGGGTCACCGACCGTCGGGGGGAGCGGTTCGTGCTGCTCGTCGGGCTGTCGGCGACCGTCGCCTTCGGCGTCGCCGCCGCGCTGACCGGCGGTCTGGCCCTGCTCGTCGTCACCCTCTTCCTCGCCGGCGCCGCGGCGGCCAGCACCAACGCCGCCAGCGGCCGCGTGGTCGTCGGCTGGTTCCCGCCCGAGCGACGCGGCCTGGCGATGGGCATCCGCCAGATGGCGCAGCCGGTCGGCGTCGGCGTCGCCGCGATCTCGATCGCCGTCATCGCCTCCGCGCACGGCGTCCACGCGGCGCTGTGGGTGCCGACGGTCGCCTGCGCCCTCGCAGCCGTCCTCGTCGCGGCCGTCGTCGTGGACCCCCCGCGTCCCGAGCGTCGCGCGGGCACCGCCGTCGTCAACCCGTACCGCCAGGACTCCTACCTGGCCCGGATCCACGGCGTCTCGGTGCTGCTGGTCGTCCCGCAGTTCCTGGTCTGGTCGTTCGCGCTGGTGTGGCTGGTGACCGACCGCGACTGGTCACCGGCCGCAGCGGGCGCGATCGTCGCGGTCGCGCAGGTCGCCGGAGCCCTCGGCCGGATCGGGGCGGGCCACCTCTCCGACGTCGTCGGCGCCCGGATGCGGCCCCTGCGCTGGGTGGCCCTCGCCGCGGCCGCCACGATGGCGCTGCTCGGCCTGACCGCGGCCCTCGACCTGGCCGTCGCCGTGCTCCTGGTCGTGGTGGCGACGCTGGTCACCGTGGCCGACAACGGCCTGGCGTTCACCGCCGTGGCCGAGCGGTCCGGGCCGTTCTGGTCCGGCCGGGCGCTCGGGGTGCAGAACACGGCCCAGTTCCTCGCGGCCTCCGCCGTACCCCCGCTCGCCGGGCTCGCGATCGGGCAGTGGGGGTACGCCGCCGCGTTCGCGCTCGGCGCCCTCTTCCCCCTGGTGGCGGTGCCGCTGATCCCGGTGCGCGAGGAGCGCGCGCTGTCCTGA
- the hutH gene encoding histidine ammonia-lyase, producing the protein MTTGAPDLPTTIEVGVGAVSFDDLLAVARYGAAVRLAEDALAAIDRARAVVEELAGAPTPAYGISTGFGALATRHIPTEMRAQLQRSLVRSHAAGSGPEVEREVVRALMLLRLSTLATGHTGVRRETAELLAGLLSHGITPVVREYGSLGCSGDLAPLSHCALALMGEGEVRDATGTLMPAAEALAAAGLTPVELAAKEGLALINGTDGMLGMLVMAIADLRMLLRTADVAAAMSVEGQLATDRVFAAELQAIRPHPGQALSAANLVALLAGSGVVASHRGPDCNRVQDAYSLRCSPQVQGAARDTVEHAAMVAGRELASAVDNPVVLAEDGRVESNGNFHGAPVAYVLDFLAIVAADVASISERRTDRFLDKARNHGLPPFLAHDPGVDSGHMIAQYTQAAIVSEMKRLAVPASVDSIPSSAMQEDHVSMGWSAARKLRRSVDGLTRVVAIEVLTAARALDFRRPLEPSPATGAVVALLRSSGIEGPGPDRYLSPEIEAAVALVRTGAVLAAAESVVGELA; encoded by the coding sequence ATGACGACCGGCGCCCCTGACCTGCCCACGACCATCGAGGTCGGCGTCGGTGCCGTGTCGTTCGACGACCTGCTCGCGGTGGCCCGGTACGGCGCCGCGGTGCGTCTTGCCGAGGACGCCCTGGCCGCGATCGACCGCGCCCGGGCGGTCGTCGAGGAGCTGGCCGGCGCGCCGACCCCGGCGTACGGGATCTCGACCGGCTTCGGCGCGCTCGCCACCCGGCACATCCCGACCGAGATGCGCGCCCAGCTCCAGCGGTCGCTGGTGCGCTCGCACGCGGCGGGCTCGGGTCCCGAGGTCGAGCGCGAGGTGGTGCGCGCGCTGATGCTGCTGCGCCTCTCGACGCTGGCGACCGGCCACACCGGCGTACGCCGGGAGACGGCCGAGCTGCTCGCCGGGCTGCTGTCCCACGGCATCACCCCGGTGGTGCGCGAGTACGGCTCGCTCGGGTGCTCCGGCGACCTCGCGCCGCTGTCGCACTGCGCCCTGGCGCTGATGGGCGAGGGCGAGGTGCGCGACGCGACCGGGACGTTGATGCCGGCGGCCGAGGCGCTCGCGGCGGCCGGGCTGACGCCCGTCGAGCTGGCCGCCAAGGAGGGCCTGGCGCTGATCAACGGCACCGACGGCATGCTCGGCATGCTGGTGATGGCGATCGCCGACCTGCGGATGCTGCTCCGGACGGCGGACGTCGCGGCCGCCATGTCGGTCGAGGGCCAGCTCGCCACCGACCGGGTCTTCGCTGCCGAGCTGCAGGCGATCCGGCCGCACCCCGGGCAGGCGCTGTCGGCGGCCAACCTGGTCGCGCTGCTCGCCGGCTCGGGCGTCGTCGCGTCCCACCGCGGTCCCGACTGCAACCGGGTCCAGGACGCGTACTCGTTGCGCTGCTCGCCCCAGGTCCAGGGTGCCGCCCGCGACACCGTCGAGCACGCCGCGATGGTGGCCGGCCGCGAGCTCGCGTCAGCGGTCGACAACCCGGTGGTGCTGGCGGAGGACGGACGGGTCGAGTCCAACGGCAACTTCCACGGGGCGCCGGTCGCGTACGTGCTCGACTTCCTCGCGATCGTCGCCGCGGACGTGGCGTCGATCAGCGAGCGGCGTACGGACCGCTTCCTCGACAAGGCCCGCAACCACGGACTCCCGCCGTTCCTCGCCCACGACCCGGGCGTCGACAGCGGCCACATGATCGCGCAGTACACCCAGGCCGCGATCGTCTCGGAGATGAAGCGTCTCGCGGTGCCGGCCTCGGTCGACTCGATCCCGTCGAGCGCCATGCAGGAGGACCACGTGTCGATGGGCTGGTCGGCCGCGCGCAAGCTGCGCCGCTCGGTCGACGGGTTGACCCGGGTCGTCGCGATCGAGGTGCTCACGGCCGCCCGCGCGCTCGACTTCCGGCGCCCGCTCGAGCCGTCGCCCGCGACCGGTGCCGTCGTCGCGCTGCTGCGCTCGTCCGGCATCGAGGGGCCGGGCCCCGACCGCTACCTGTCGCCCGAGATCGAGGCTGCGGTCGCACTCGTCCGGACCGGCGCGGTGCTCGCAGCCGCGGAGTCGGTGGTCGGCGAGCTGGCCTAG
- a CDS encoding heterodisulfide reductase-related iron-sulfur binding cluster, translating into MQIFAIVVSLAITAVAVVILTRAVRQMLAVLRQGQSVTGRTDQPYKRSLTMIKETFLHTRMLQWHWVGIMHWFVYAGFIVLSASVLTGYFQLFSPEFALPIIGHFFLYEWVMESLGVLSTVGIVFLIVYRQLNHPRRKGRDSRFYGSNFWQAYFVEAMALLEGSAILFIRGAEYKLDPEASRFHYPVSATFSNLYPDGHDTLENIVYGIAMFKIVLAMVWLLVIARNLTMGVAWHRFTAWFNIWFKREATGRDTDGATTALGALKPLTSDGKAITLDDIDDLDEDATLGVGSIDDFSWKGILDFTTCTECGRCQSQCPAWNTEKPLSPKLMIMGLRDAAYAHAGAAEGDEPRALIGKTDADPAAGSGTDVADWFYNPTDGAFVIDEDVLWSCTSCGACVQQCPVDIEHVDHIVDMRRYQVLVESNFPAELNGLFKGLENKGNPWNMSPNARLDWAKGLDFEVKVVGETIESLDEVDWLFWVGCAGAYEDRAKKTTRAVAELLDIAGVSFGVLGNGETCTGDPARRAGNEFVFQGLAQQNVETFKEYKVKKVVSTCAHCFNTLKNEYKEFGVELEVVHHTQLLNRLVREGKLTPVADGPGAHKRSITYHDPCYIGRHNGVYTPPRELLQILPGAEFVEMERNSEKSFCCGAGGARMWMEEKLGERINVNRTKEAVGTGADQIAVGCPFCRVMLSDGLTAQQAAGEAREEVEILDVAQMLLSSIKGEMATKLAPGASPETKPVETKAVETKAEPEAGDETITEDTVVETADAGPAAKASGGSSLFDAPADDAPVEKPAPSGGSLFDTPAEEVAEPETETAAETEPEPEPSKAASGGGSLFDIAADEPAAPAAKSSPEPEPKAEAEPKAEPKAEAAPAAAVPESGSLVDIAAPEPAAPAAKAETPAEPESEPEAPAEPEAKAEPAPAAAPAASIPESGSLFDIAAPEPAAPAAKPETPAEPEPETEPEPEPEAPAEPEAKAEPAPAAAPAASIPESGSLFDIAAPEPAAPAAKPETPAEPQPEPEPEAEAKAEPEAEAPTGVPDGAALSAAATAAASDEPVAAEAPEPSASPEPEPAAEPEPEAAAEAEPEADPEEKPKPASSGEAHQPKTDVDIHGAGSLFDL; encoded by the coding sequence ATGCAGATCTTCGCCATCGTCGTCTCGCTCGCCATCACGGCCGTCGCCGTCGTCATCCTGACCCGGGCGGTGCGCCAGATGCTGGCGGTGCTGCGCCAGGGCCAGTCGGTGACGGGGCGCACCGACCAGCCGTACAAGCGCAGCCTGACGATGATCAAGGAGACGTTCCTCCACACCCGGATGCTGCAGTGGCACTGGGTCGGCATCATGCACTGGTTCGTGTACGCCGGGTTCATCGTGCTCAGCGCCTCCGTGCTGACCGGCTACTTCCAGCTCTTCAGCCCCGAGTTCGCGCTGCCGATCATCGGCCACTTCTTCCTCTACGAGTGGGTCATGGAGTCGCTCGGCGTGCTGAGCACGGTCGGCATCGTCTTCCTGATCGTCTACCGCCAGCTCAACCACCCGCGCCGCAAGGGCCGCGACAGCCGCTTCTACGGCTCGAACTTCTGGCAGGCGTACTTCGTCGAGGCGATGGCCCTGCTCGAGGGCTCGGCGATCCTCTTCATCCGGGGTGCGGAGTACAAGCTCGACCCCGAGGCCAGCCGCTTCCACTACCCGGTGAGCGCCACCTTCTCGAACCTCTACCCCGACGGCCACGACACCCTCGAGAACATCGTCTACGGCATCGCGATGTTCAAGATCGTGCTCGCGATGGTGTGGCTGCTCGTGATCGCCCGCAACCTCACGATGGGTGTCGCCTGGCACCGGTTCACCGCGTGGTTCAACATCTGGTTCAAGCGCGAGGCGACGGGCCGCGACACCGACGGCGCCACGACCGCGCTCGGCGCGCTCAAGCCGCTCACGTCGGACGGCAAGGCGATCACGCTCGACGACATCGACGACCTCGATGAGGACGCCACGCTCGGCGTCGGCTCGATCGACGACTTCAGCTGGAAGGGCATCCTCGACTTCACGACCTGCACCGAGTGCGGTCGCTGCCAGTCGCAGTGCCCGGCCTGGAACACCGAGAAGCCGCTGTCCCCCAAGCTGATGATCATGGGGCTGCGCGACGCGGCGTACGCCCATGCCGGCGCGGCCGAGGGCGACGAACCCCGCGCCCTGATCGGCAAGACCGACGCCGACCCGGCTGCCGGGTCGGGCACCGACGTCGCCGACTGGTTCTACAACCCGACCGACGGCGCCTTCGTCATCGACGAGGACGTCCTCTGGTCCTGCACGTCGTGCGGCGCCTGCGTGCAGCAGTGCCCGGTCGACATCGAGCACGTCGACCACATCGTCGACATGCGGCGCTACCAGGTCCTGGTGGAGTCGAACTTCCCGGCGGAGCTCAACGGCCTCTTCAAGGGGCTGGAGAACAAGGGCAACCCCTGGAACATGTCGCCCAACGCGCGCCTGGACTGGGCGAAGGGCCTCGACTTCGAGGTGAAGGTCGTCGGCGAGACGATCGAGTCGCTCGACGAGGTCGACTGGCTGTTCTGGGTCGGCTGCGCCGGCGCGTACGAGGATCGGGCCAAGAAGACCACGCGCGCCGTGGCCGAGCTGCTCGACATCGCGGGCGTCTCGTTCGGTGTGCTCGGCAACGGCGAGACGTGCACCGGCGACCCGGCTCGACGGGCCGGCAACGAGTTCGTGTTCCAGGGCCTCGCGCAGCAGAACGTCGAGACCTTCAAGGAGTACAAGGTCAAGAAGGTCGTGTCGACCTGTGCGCACTGCTTCAACACGCTCAAGAACGAGTACAAGGAGTTCGGCGTCGAGCTCGAGGTCGTGCACCACACGCAGCTGCTCAACCGCCTGGTGCGCGAGGGCAAGCTGACCCCGGTCGCCGACGGCCCGGGTGCGCACAAGCGCTCGATCACGTACCACGACCCCTGCTACATCGGCCGTCACAACGGCGTCTACACGCCCCCGCGCGAGCTGCTCCAGATCCTGCCCGGTGCCGAGTTCGTCGAGATGGAGCGCAACTCCGAGAAGTCCTTCTGCTGCGGTGCCGGTGGCGCGCGCATGTGGATGGAGGAGAAGCTCGGCGAGCGGATCAACGTCAACCGCACCAAGGAGGCCGTCGGCACCGGCGCCGACCAGATCGCGGTCGGCTGCCCCTTCTGCCGGGTGATGCTGTCCGACGGCCTCACCGCCCAGCAGGCCGCCGGCGAGGCGCGCGAGGAGGTCGAGATCCTCGACGTCGCGCAGATGCTGCTGTCGTCGATCAAGGGCGAGATGGCGACCAAGCTCGCACCCGGTGCCAGTCCCGAGACGAAGCCGGTCGAGACGAAGGCGGTCGAGACGAAGGCCGAGCCTGAGGCCGGCGACGAGACCATCACCGAGGACACGGTGGTCGAGACCGCGGACGCCGGCCCAGCCGCCAAGGCCTCCGGCGGCTCGTCCCTCTTCGACGCGCCTGCCGACGACGCACCCGTCGAGAAGCCCGCACCGTCCGGCGGCTCGCTCTTCGACACCCCCGCCGAGGAGGTGGCCGAGCCCGAGACCGAGACCGCTGCCGAGACCGAGCCCGAGCCCGAGCCGTCGAAGGCTGCCTCCGGAGGTGGCTCTCTCTTCGACATCGCCGCCGACGAGCCGGCCGCACCCGCAGCGAAGTCCTCGCCGGAGCCGGAGCCGAAGGCCGAGGCGGAGCCCAAGGCCGAGCCGAAGGCCGAGGCAGCTCCCGCCGCAGCCGTCCCGGAGAGCGGGTCGCTCGTCGACATCGCCGCCCCCGAGCCGGCCGCGCCCGCTGCAAAGGCGGAGACACCCGCTGAGCCCGAGTCGGAGCCGGAGGCCCCTGCCGAGCCGGAGGCGAAGGCCGAGCCCGCGCCGGCCGCAGCTCCCGCCGCCTCGATCCCGGAGAGCGGATCCCTCTTCGACATCGCCGCCCCCGAGCCGGCCGCGCCCGCTGCGAAGCCGGAGACACCCGCTGAGCCGGAGCCCGAGACGGAGCCGGAGCCGGAGCCCGAGGCCCCTGCCGAGCCGGAGGCGAAGGCCGAGCCCGCGCCGGCCGCAGCTCCCGCCGCCTCGATCCCGGAGAGCGGGTCCCTCTTCGACATCGCCGCCCCCGAGCCGGCCGCGCCCGCTGCGAAGCCGGAGACACCCGCTGAGCCCCAGCCCGAGCCGGAGCCGGAGGCGGAAGCGAAGGCAGAGCCCGAGGCCGAGGCACCGACCGGGGTCCCCGACGGGGCGGCTCTCAGCGCGGCGGCAACCGCCGCCGCAAGCGACGAGCCCGTAGCCGCTGAGGCACCCGAGCCCAGCGCATCGCCCGAGCCGGAGCCCGCCGCCGAGCCCGAGCCGGAGGCAGCGGCCGAGGCCGAGCCCGAGGCCGATCCGGAGGAGAAGCCGAAGCCGGCGTCCAGCGGCGAGGCCCACCAGCCGAAGACCGACGTCGACATCCACGGAGCCGGGTCCCTCTTCGACCTCTGA
- a CDS encoding choice-of-anchor P family protein, whose protein sequence is MRLKTRTTVAALAVLAAAAPATVVIAPASAGPGTSDRSSAHKPKDPNATPFALRAWGYSTRATGGDVPTDSGGTAWEVIGCTNRAGLHHTNNIAGVTLPGLGTISAAKTRVWTTRKGGVVSSWARNTIGKVVLSDSPLGTLTLNAVSSTARAYHDGSKFKTSTNTDLARLTFAGPVGPAQDFPIPAPGRPVTIPGFAKVTVAASNTPTTKNGARAYSNGLKVELFATHSTVRVAHAVAQILSGVQTGLFSGQSAAVTGNAASGVVGLGRNTLLKMPCQGTDGVVKTRSASSTDLGGQVAVGVAKSEEMAKQNGKKAWGYTRSRVASFSLGDQLRIEGIVGQVNVSRTGSHLRKLNRSTKGTTIGTIVVNGEPRKFPDTGVLEIPGVAKLQRSVTEKSKNGLSVIALRIKLLDGTGAVIDLGNARMQVRRSAH, encoded by the coding sequence ATGCGACTCAAGACTCGCACCACCGTGGCCGCGCTCGCGGTCCTGGCGGCGGCCGCACCGGCCACCGTCGTCATCGCTCCGGCCTCCGCCGGACCCGGCACCAGTGACCGGTCCTCGGCCCACAAGCCCAAGGACCCGAACGCGACGCCGTTCGCGCTCCGCGCCTGGGGCTACAGCACCCGCGCCACCGGCGGCGACGTGCCCACCGACTCGGGTGGCACCGCCTGGGAGGTCATCGGCTGCACCAACCGAGCGGGCCTCCACCACACCAACAACATCGCCGGCGTCACCCTGCCCGGCCTCGGCACCATCAGCGCGGCGAAGACCCGCGTGTGGACCACCCGCAAGGGCGGCGTCGTCTCGTCCTGGGCGCGCAACACGATCGGCAAGGTCGTGCTCAGCGACTCCCCGCTCGGCACGCTCACCCTGAACGCCGTCTCCTCGACGGCCCGCGCCTACCACGACGGCTCGAAGTTCAAGACGTCGACCAACACCGACCTCGCGCGGCTCACGTTCGCCGGCCCGGTCGGTCCCGCCCAGGACTTCCCGATCCCGGCCCCGGGACGGCCCGTCACGATCCCCGGCTTCGCGAAGGTGACCGTCGCGGCGTCCAACACCCCCACGACCAAGAACGGCGCCCGCGCCTACTCCAACGGCCTCAAGGTGGAGCTGTTCGCGACCCACAGCACCGTGCGGGTCGCGCACGCCGTGGCGCAGATCCTGTCCGGCGTGCAGACCGGCCTCTTCAGCGGTCAGTCGGCCGCCGTCACCGGCAACGCCGCCTCCGGCGTGGTCGGCCTCGGCCGCAACACCCTGCTGAAGATGCCCTGCCAGGGCACCGACGGCGTGGTCAAGACCCGCTCCGCGTCCTCCACCGACCTCGGCGGGCAGGTCGCGGTCGGCGTCGCCAAGAGCGAGGAGATGGCGAAGCAGAACGGCAAGAAGGCGTGGGGCTACACGCGCAGCCGCGTCGCCTCCTTCAGCCTGGGTGACCAGCTCCGCATCGAGGGCATCGTCGGCCAGGTCAACGTCTCCCGCACCGGCTCCCACCTGCGGAAGCTCAACCGGAGCACGAAGGGCACCACGATCGGCACGATCGTGGTCAACGGTGAGCCGCGGAAGTTCCCCGACACCGGCGTGCTCGAGATCCCCGGCGTCGCGAAGCTCCAGCGGTCCGTGACGGAGAAGTCCAAGAACGGCCTGTCCGTGATCGCGCTGCGGATCAAGCTGCTCGACGGCACCGGCGCCGTGATCGACCTCGGCAATGCCCGGATGCAGGTGCGCCGCAGCGCCCACTGA
- a CDS encoding IclR family transcriptional regulator, producing MSQVPAATRAMRVLRFLAGQPDPVPLDRIMRACDLPRSTTYHLLNAMIEEGFVVHLAEEHRYGLGLAAFELGSGYARQEPLQRLARRPLAALVDRLGQSAHLAVLHGREVLYVVEERAPGRPPLVTDVGVRLPAQLTASGRAILAQLPAPQVRALYSQPSDFVDRHGLGPSTLSALRRLLTDTRQRGYAVEDGEVTPGLSSVAVAVADHNQHPVAAVAVTYPDTDDGPDAAALAADVTATATSITRRIGGWTG from the coding sequence ATGAGCCAGGTGCCCGCAGCGACGCGCGCGATGCGGGTGCTGCGGTTCCTGGCCGGCCAGCCCGACCCGGTGCCGCTCGACCGGATCATGCGCGCCTGCGACCTGCCCCGGAGCACGACGTACCACCTGCTCAACGCCATGATCGAGGAAGGCTTCGTGGTGCACCTCGCCGAGGAGCACCGCTACGGTCTCGGGCTCGCGGCGTTCGAGCTCGGCAGCGGCTACGCGCGCCAGGAGCCCTTGCAACGACTGGCCCGACGACCGTTGGCCGCGCTCGTCGACCGGCTCGGGCAGTCCGCCCACCTGGCCGTCCTGCACGGGCGTGAGGTGCTGTACGTCGTGGAGGAGCGGGCGCCCGGCCGGCCGCCGCTCGTCACCGACGTCGGCGTACGCCTGCCGGCGCAGCTGACCGCGAGCGGCCGCGCGATCCTCGCCCAGCTGCCCGCACCCCAGGTGCGCGCGCTCTACTCGCAGCCGTCGGACTTCGTCGACCGGCACGGGCTCGGGCCGAGCACGCTGAGCGCGCTGCGGCGGCTGCTGACCGACACCCGCCAGCGCGGGTACGCCGTCGAGGACGGCGAGGTGACGCCGGGGCTGTCCAGCGTCGCCGTCGCGGTGGCCGACCACAACCAGCACCCGGTGGCCGCCGTGGCCGTCACCTACCCCGACACCGACGATGGCCCGGACGCTGCCGCCCTGGCCGCCGACGTCACCGCCACGGCGACCAGCATCACGCGTCGGATCGGCGGGTGGACCGGCTGA
- a CDS encoding DMT family transporter, which produces MDRLSTTPPRAGLGLLQICLAGVLWGTGGLAVHVIREAQPMSVVTISAWRMVIGAVALLVAVGLVRQLGALGDLVRRHPGRVLVIGVATATYQALYFAAVVAVGVTVSTVVSLGLAPMIVTVVESVRHRRRPGTGDVLVLVAALVGLVLVSASAGSAGGPHPVAGVLASIGSGTAYALTTLVGHGLARSTGPLCLATASTTVGAIALTPLALVTGLDVGAWGDPVVAGTLVYLGVLTMAVAYLLFYAGLRTAPGSSAVIATLLEPLTAAVLASALLDERLGPAGVVGGVLILAAVAGLGWRPATTPIASPAP; this is translated from the coding sequence GTGGACCGGCTGAGCACGACACCCCCTCGCGCGGGCCTCGGCCTGCTCCAGATCTGTCTCGCCGGCGTCCTGTGGGGCACCGGCGGCCTTGCGGTCCACGTGATCCGAGAAGCCCAACCGATGTCCGTCGTCACGATCAGCGCGTGGCGGATGGTGATCGGCGCGGTCGCCCTGCTGGTCGCGGTCGGCCTCGTCCGGCAGCTCGGCGCCCTGGGCGACCTCGTGCGCCGGCACCCGGGGCGGGTCCTGGTGATCGGCGTCGCCACCGCGACGTACCAGGCCCTCTACTTCGCCGCCGTCGTCGCCGTCGGGGTCACCGTGTCGACGGTGGTCAGCCTCGGGCTGGCTCCGATGATCGTGACGGTGGTCGAGAGCGTCCGGCACCGGCGGCGACCGGGCACCGGTGACGTCCTGGTGCTCGTCGCAGCCCTCGTCGGCCTGGTCCTCGTCAGCGCCTCCGCCGGGTCGGCCGGGGGTCCGCACCCGGTTGCCGGCGTGCTGGCGTCGATCGGCTCCGGTACGGCGTACGCCCTGACGACGCTCGTCGGCCACGGGCTCGCCCGGTCGACCGGGCCGCTGTGCCTGGCCACCGCCAGCACGACCGTGGGCGCTATCGCGCTGACGCCGCTGGCGCTCGTCACCGGGCTGGACGTCGGCGCGTGGGGCGACCCGGTGGTCGCGGGGACCCTCGTCTACCTCGGCGTGCTCACGATGGCGGTCGCCTACCTGCTCTTCTACGCCGGGCTGCGCACCGCCCCCGGCAGCTCGGCGGTCATCGCGACCCTGCTCGAGCCGCTGACCGCCGCCGTGCTGGCCTCCGCCCTCCTCGACGAACGGCTCGGACCGGCGGGGGTCGTCGGCGGCGTGCTGATCCTGGCAGCGGTGGCCGGCCTCGGCTGGCGGCCTGCCACGACGCCGATCGCGAGCCCGGCGCCCTAG